From the Aspergillus puulaauensis MK2 DNA, chromosome 1, nearly complete sequence genome, the window tGAGGCGCCATCACAGCGTCAGCTTCGTCCATAACGGCCTGGTAAAGCGAAGTCTGaatctgctcttcctcagcgAGGATGAACATCGCAAGAAGACCACGAGTGAATCGcaaactccagctcttcacGACCGCGGATCCATACAAGAGAAGAATAGTGACCTCATTGAGGGGCAGTTCTCATGCCCGGGGCAGGGATGAAGAGGCGCAAGGCAGAATGCAGATTGCCCGGGGCGCAGTTCCTTCTCACAAGTTAGGGCTCCCAAGCCTCTAGTATACGAGCGTGGCCCTGCTCGCCAACTTTCTATTGGAACGCCGCCCGAACACGAGGCTCTGCGCATGGAGTAAAAATAGCGATTGGTTGATTGAGCCTTATCGATTGGACTTGGATCAGGAGTCAGAGCGAGATTGGGTGTGGTGAGGAGTGAGATGGTGAAGGCACGCCATACAAGCAAACGCCCGCTGGTCTCACGGCCGAGGCTGCGGGTTGAGCAAGCGGCTGTCTTTTCTTGACCTTCTCATCTTTCTCCCCTTTatccctcttctttcttcattTTGTTTGCTTCTACCAAGTACTCGCATGATGGAGAAACAATTCAGCTCGCTCTCTGTCGACGACCGCAAGCTCGTTATCGGCATCGATTTCGGGACGACCTTCACTGGCGTCGCGTGGGCAGAGACCAGACGGGTGTGTTACACCATCTTCCCAAACAATTTATGAGCTGGATTCCCTAAATAACATCTTATTGCTCTTGCCTGTCTAGGCCGATCACATTTCCGTCATCGAATCATGGCCCTCCCACGCCGGTGCGCAAGAAGGCATCAGCAGCGTGAAAGTGCCAACAGAGCTGCGCTACACCAAAGATTCCGGCGGCGAGAACGTGGAATGGGGATTTCAAATCCCCGCACTGGTCGACCGATACCAGTGGTTTAAACTGTACTGTCTTCATTCCCTTCCTCGACTCCATGAGGAGTATATGCGGGCTAATATAGTCTGGTGACAGCGGCCTCGACGAAAGCAATCCTCTCGTCTCAACTAAGAGCTGGGGCGACAAGACCCCCGAAAGTCTAACAGAGGACTATCTTACAGCGCTGTACAAGCAAATAATGTACACGCTCGAGCAGAAACTCGGCGCTGCGCTTCTCCGCACCATCCCGCTTGAGTTCTCGCTCACTGTCCCTGCTATCTGGACCGAGGCTGCGAAGGATAAAACCCTCAAAGCCTGTCAGAAAGCCGGATTTATTAAAGACAATGAGCAGATTTCGCTTGTATCAGAGCCGGTACACAATAACCTTTCCCTCCATTCTTTTCCATCCACCGCTTCTATAATATATGCTAACTCATCCAtaggaagcagcagcaatctACGCAATCCAAGGGCTAGACCCTCACGGGCTCAAAGTCGGCGACAGCTTCGTCCTCTGcgacgccggcggcggcacaGTCGACTTGATCTCATACAAGATCATCGCGCTAACGCCGATATtgcaggttgaggaggtcaCAACGGGGACTGGCGGACCTTGTGGTTCGACATTCTTGAATAGGCGGTTTGCGGACACACTCACGCGCAAGCTCGGGAGGGAGGACGGGTGGGATGATGAAGTTCTCcaggaggcgatggagaggTTTGATTCCGTTGTATGTCGTCCCCATTTCCCTTAACACTACCAGATTGGTAATTAGGTTGTTTCTGATTATCTTTGCACGACAGACCAAAAAGCAGTACTCCCCAACCATCGACGGCAACCAAGGCTACGTAATCCCCGTCCCAGGGCTAGCCAACAACGCCGAACTCAACATCCGACGGGGAAAGGTCACGCTCTCGCCGCAGGAGATGTACGAGATCTTCGAGCCGGTGATTCTCAAAGTCATAAAGTACGTGCAGGGCCAGATTGCCGCGTGCGGGGAGACCGAGATCCGCGCTGTCCTGTTGGTTGGCGGGTTCGGACAGAACAGCTACCTGAAGGAGCGGTGCCGCGACGCCCTGAAGAGCGTTGAGGTACTGCAGCCGCCGAATGCGTGGACGGCTGTTGTGCGGGGCGCGGTGATGATGgggttggcgaggacgaATGCCCTCCGGACGGTGGATGTGGTTAGTAGAAAGGCGCGGAAGCATTATGGAATTCAGCTGCATACGCCGTTCAAGGAGGGTAAACATGATGAAAGCAAGAAGTATGTTTCCTCACCTACCCACCCACCCAGTTCACCATTGCCCTCGTGCTCAAGCTGtattggaagaagaggctAACAGGACTCAGATACTGGTGCACCCGCCTGGGCCACTACCGCACGCATGCAATGTTCTGGTTCCTGAACAAAGGCCAAACAAtcgaagaaaacaaaccGATCCCAATCGACTTCTTCCAAGACTTCGCTGTCAGCAATGGCAAGCCACAGATGATGTATACGGAGGTCTTTGCAAacgccgaagacgaggatgcgcCTATCCACAAGGCGCCCGGCACAAAGTCGCTGGTGACACTCAAGGCCAACATCTCGGTCATTCCGCAGACGGATCTGGAAAAGACGATTCGCCGCCgagcggacgggaagaaTTATTACAATATCGATGCGGTGATTGAGGCGACTTACTCGTCGGCGGAGACGCGGTATGTGCTTTCTGTGCAGGGGAAGAAATATGATTCCGTTAGTGCGGAATATGCATACTAAGGTGGAATTTGTTGCGTTTGCCCTTATGGGTTTTTTTTATACGTTCATTGCTATGGTTTAAGCTCAATATCATTACGGCAGCTTCGCTTGGAGCACAGAATGTGTACGAGAGTATTTACACAGCAGGTAGCCCAGCTTCTGTTTTCAAGTGACAATATACCTATCCAGGTAATTCTATATCGCATCAACCAAAGCATAATTTGTGCCTGAAACTTTTAATTCAGGATGAAATCCTTGATACAGATAATATGGCAGTAGAGGGGCAGAAATGTCGAATAACGTTACTAGTGATAGGGACGGCGAATGTTTGGGTGAGGAGTCTGATTGGGGCTAGGGACTACTTCGAAACAGCCAGCCGGCCTAGGATCAGATCACGAACGAAAGTGAAAGAGAGAATATATTACATTCCCGGGCAGTAGTAATAGGAATCCAACGCTGTCTAAGTATGAATGACAATGAAACAAACCTCAAGTCCTGCGAGGTATCCTTGGGAAATGCAGCACGCCATGCAATGAAGATCCGGGCCAAATCCCAACCCAACGCCAATGCAACTTCCAGAGAAATAAACGACAGTATATGAAATCAGACAGCGATAAAGACAAACAAAGGAAACCATAACAAGAGATTGTGAGCAAGTAAATGGGTAGTACACAGCCAATCGAACAAAGTGCTAACTGACTTGTGAGAGATGATTATTtaaacaaaggaaatataCATCAGGATCGTCAGTCGTTGTAGACCCTGCTACAAACATCAATATCCGGTGTAATATGCATTTCCCGCTATTCAAGTGGGAAAGTAAAGTCCTAAACGGGGGATAATGGGCATTACGAGAGCGTTTAGTCGTTGACCATGTCATCCAGTGCCATTTTACGGCGCTTCGCGGGCCGCGACGAGTCCCCATCATCGGTTTCGTGCTCGCGTTGCTCATCGTAGGTGCGAGGGGGCGGCAGTCGTTGCGACCTCGCTTCTGTAGGAGACAAAGCACTGAGATGACTCATTTGACCAACGTCGGTGACAGACGGGCGCATCTGGTTGCTGGGGGACAACGGCTCCAATAATCCCCCCTGCTGTTGGCGAAAATCTTGTGCTTGCTGATGCGGTGGTGACCACGCCGCCGTATAAGGTTCGGTGGGTCGAGGTGGCTGCGGGTTGGCTACCGGCGAAGGATAAATGGGAGGAAGTCTGACCGGAGACTCTAACAACCCCTCGCGAGGGTCTCTCTGGACAGGAGCCTCACCCATTGACATGCGGTTCACAATTCCAGTGTGTTCTGGATAGGGAGAAATCGGCACACCGTACGGTTGGTGATATAGCGGAGGTGATGCTGTGGGGTGCATTGGCGGGTTTGGATAAGATGACATAGAATGTCTTCCATCGCCGGCAGGCATACGACCAGGTATCAGAGCCGGATTGTAGCCTGCAGGAACGGTCATATAGCCTGGTGGCGTAACAGCAGTCATGGATTGAGCAGATCCGGAGGAAGAAAATCGTCTATGGCCCATCGTCCTCTGTGTTGTCAGTGAGGGGTCTATGCCATGTGGATATACCACCGGCCATCGTTGGTGTTGTCCTGGAAGTGGTCGTCCACCCATCATCCCCGTTTGCGCGGGATGAATCTGAAGATCAGTCATAGGCCGAAGTTCGCGAGATGATGTCGCACGATGCATCGGACGTCTCGCTGCTCCGTGGTCCCCTGGTGCTCCCCTGTGATCCATCTGCGTTGCATACGTTCGGATTGAACCCTCCTCCGCTTTCAGCGGTGGCCGCCCTCGCTTCTTATGCGTGACATCGACGCAAGTATCCTATAAGCCTTAGTATGAGCCAATCCTACTCCAATGATGCCATGACGGTGAAATTAGGTTTctgagaaagaaaagacttACAGCTTTGCCAGATAATACACATCTGCGGCACGGCCGGGCCGGATCGCAGCCCAAATGCTTCTTCTTGCAGTTGACACATGCCGATGCGACATGAGCCTTTGTTCGTCGGGTGGTCTTTTGCGGCAGTGTACGAGATGCTGATGCGGTTGCCGCAGCCCCAAACGTTGGTGGCGGATATGCTGCCGTTGAGGTCTGTGCGGATGGTTGTCCTGTAAATGCTGGTGGGAAACGTGATGATGAAAATGGCTCGCTGAAGACGAGCGACTGCCGCAGCGCCTCGTCTCCCGGTGCTGTTACGAGACGCTGCAACGTGGGTTCTCGAGCTGTGTCTGGAGATGTCGGAGAAAGGATGGGCCCTGCGGTAGTCGCTGATGCTGCGCCAACAGAACTGCCAGTAGTAGTCGTTACCGGCTTCGGCAGGTCTGGGTGTCCAGGCCGCCTGACATTTCCTAGGGTCTCCAGCGGGTCCTCTGCTGGAACTGAGCTGGACATAGAGCAGGGGAGTGGAAGATCCCGAGGTGTGAACCGTCGAGCATTTGCAGATCGAGGCCGATTCAACGGATACCGCTCGGGGCCTGGGAATCGAAGACGTCCAAATTCTGATGCCGCAAAAGAATGAGGGAGGACGAGAGATTGCATCTGGTAAATGCCGATGGCACCGTCTCGTTCTTTGTTGCGTCAGGGCGAGAAAACGACAGAAGCCTTCACAATAACAGAATACTCGGTGATTTTGATCGAGATGTGGGGAGCATATCTGACATAGATGGAGTGTTTCGTTGGACGATTCGGTTGCGGTGATGTGCTGGTCAGTCGACAGTCATAATTAGGCTCGCACGGTTACAGCGTGAGGACCACAGGAGAGCTTATAATCGGCAGTCAGTACTGATTCACTCTCGGAGGAGTCATAAAATAGGACGCGTTGATCAGTGCCGGACAGCCAGATCGTGACGGCAGGGTTCCATGGCTTCGACGGTTCCCAATCCGGGACGATTTATTGCAGCATGGTGGGCGATCACTGGAGAAAGGGCGAAGAAAAGCAATTAATGGAAGGAAAATGCATGGGCGCATCTTACCTGATACAAATTTGGCGACTGTAATTttgtctttccctttttgatttgatttcctttattttatttttttctttgccCAGTTTATTTATCTTCTCCGCCGTCGAATGGGGTGGGCGAAGAGACGGTGAAGTATACGGGAAGTAAGGCGTCACGTAAAACCCCGGTGGACTCGCACACCCTTATAAATTCTCCCAGCGGAAGACAAGGTCACGGCCCGTAATACTCAAAAGAAAGCTAAACCGGAGAATATCCAAAGGCGATTTcaaagaagagggaaaaaaGGAATAGGAGATTTTCTCCCTCTAGCGCCGGGTCCTtgaggggaggaagaagagagccCGGGTTTCCTGAGTTTAGACTATCGAAAGAGCCCGAGGCCAAGATGAGATCAAGGGAACCAGAGGGCCCAGGTCTCCAGAAGCTAGAGGCGCTTATTCTCCCGGTTCTGTCGTACACCAGCTGTGAACTCGAATAGGCTAATGATGATAGGAGGGAAGGGGTTGAGAGAGGTAATCAGAAGCCTGCTCAAGAGGGCGTTAGTGTTGCTGTCGGCTGCAGGTTCTGGCAAGGCTTAGATATACTTCCTTGTTCCGCGATCTCCCAGCTTCACTGAATGGGCAGGGGAGACAATGGGAGCAGGTGGGAGGTGGATaagaagatggccagtgCGACAGCGCACCGACTAGCAAGCTAGCAGCCGATAGAGCTGATCTCCATTGCGTCGATCATGATGGGGTGATTGCAAGTCGGCCGTGGGAGATAAGCAGGCAGATGGGGACCAGAACCGAAGGATGGAATAGCTCCAATCCTCCGGGGaaggaaaaagcaagaaaacCAGGGTGGATGTGAACTTGTGGGTGTTGAGAGTGAGAGAGCtgagaagaaa encodes:
- a CDS encoding Hsp70 family protein (COG:O;~EggNog:ENOG410PK5G;~InterPro:IPR013126,IPR043129), giving the protein MMEKQFSSLSVDDRKLVIGIDFGTTFTGVAWAETRRADHISVIESWPSHAGAQEGISSVKVPTELRYTKDSGGENVEWGFQIPALVDRYQWFKLGLDESNPLVSTKSWGDKTPESLTEDYLTALYKQIMYTLEQKLGAALLRTIPLEFSLTVPAIWTEAAKDKTLKACQKAGFIKDNEQISLVSEPEAAAIYAIQGLDPHGLKVGDSFVLCDAGGGTVDLISYKIIALTPILQVEEVTTGTGGPCGSTFLNRRFADTLTRKLGREDGWDDEVLQEAMERFDSVTKKQYSPTIDGNQGYVIPVPGLANNAELNIRRGKVTLSPQEMYEIFEPVILKVIKYVQGQIAACGETEIRAVLLVGGFGQNSYLKERCRDALKSVEVLQPPNAWTAVVRGAVMMGLARTNALRTVDVVSRKARKHYGIQLHTPFKEGKHDESKKYWCTRLGHYRTHAMFWFLNKGQTIEENKPIPIDFFQDFAVSNGKPQMMYTEVFANAEDEDAPIHKAPGTKSLVTLKANISVIPQTDLEKTIRRRADGKNYYNIDAVIEATYSSAETRYVLSVQGKKYDSVSAEYAY
- the sclB gene encoding putative C6 transcription factor (COG:S;~EggNog:ENOG410PY2I;~InterPro:IPR036864,IPR001138;~go_function: GO:0000981 - DNA-binding transcription factor activity, RNA polymerase II-specific [Evidence IEA];~go_function: GO:0008270 - zinc ion binding [Evidence IEA];~go_process: GO:0006355 - regulation of transcription, DNA-templated [Evidence IEA]), with the translated sequence MQSLVLPHSFAASEFGRLRFPGPERYPLNRPRSANARRFTPRDLPLPCSMSSSVPAEDPLETLGNVRRPGHPDLPKPVTTTTGSSVGAASATTAGPILSPTSPDTAREPTLQRLVTAPGDEALRQSLVFSEPFSSSRFPPAFTGQPSAQTSTAAYPPPTFGAAATASASRTLPQKTTRRTKAHVASACVNCKKKHLGCDPARPCRRCVLSGKADTCVDVTHKKRGRPPLKAEEGSIRTYATQMDHRGAPGDHGAARRPMHRATSSRELRPMTDLQIHPAQTGMMGGRPLPGQHQRWPVVYPHGIDPSLTTQRTMGHRRFSSSGSAQSMTAVTPPGYMTVPAGYNPALIPGRMPAGDGRHSMSSYPNPPMHPTASPPLYHQPYGVPISPYPEHTGIVNRMSMGEAPVQRDPREGLLESPVRLPPIYPSPVANPQPPRPTEPYTAAWSPPHQQAQDFRQQQGGLLEPLSPSNQMRPSVTDVGQMSHLSALSPTEARSQRLPPPRTYDEQREHETDDGDSSRPAKRRKMALDDMVND